One window of the Cryptomeria japonica chromosome 7, Sugi_1.0, whole genome shotgun sequence genome contains the following:
- the LOC131061220 gene encoding lactoylglutathione lyase-like isoform X2 — protein MIMTLRPNAKFYTECFGMKLLRRRDIPEEKYSNAFLGFGPEESHFVLELTYNYGVDKYDIGTGFGVFSIATEDVYKLVEDIRAKGGKVTREPGPAEGGMTVVAYVQDPDGYLFQLIQRGPTPEPLCQVVLRIGDLDRSIAFYEKACGMKLLRKKDNPDYKYTVAMLGYAKEEETTVLELIYNYGVTEYTKGNGYAQIALGTDDVYKSAEAICIVTEKLGGKVTQEPGPIPGIHTKVTSFLDPDGWKVVFVDNADFLKEAQ, from the exons ATTCTACACTGAGTGCTTTGGGATGAAATTACTAAGACGAAGAGACATTCCAGAGGAAAAGTATTCAAATGCTTTTCTTGGATTTGGACCTGAGGAGTCCCATTTTGTCTTGGAACTGACTTACA ATTATGGAGTTGACAAGTATGACATTGGCACAGGGTTTGGAGTCTTTTCAATTGCAACTGAAGAT GTATACAAGCTGGTTGAGGATATCCGAGCAAAGGGAGGAAAAGTCACAAGAGAACCAGGCCCTGCAGAAGGGGGTATGACAGTTGTAGCATATGTGCAGGATCCAGATGGTTATTTGTTCCAGCTTATTCAAAGGGGCCCGACTCCAGAACCGCTGTGTCAAGTCGTGCTTCGTATTGGAGATCTTGATCGGTCCATTGCATTTTATGAAAAA GCTTGTGGAATGAAACTCTTGAGGAAAAAGGATAACCCTGACTACAAG TATACAGTAGCAATGTTGGGATATGCCAAAGAGGAAGAGACAACTGTGTTGGAGCTAATATATAATTATGGTGTTACTGAATATACCAAAGGCAATGGATATGCACAA ATAGCACTTGGCACAGATGATGTGTACAAGAGTGCAGAGGCTATTTGTATAGTTACAGAGAAACTTGGTGGGAAAGTAACCCAGGAACCGGGACCAATACCTGGGATCCATACTAAAGTTACTTCTTTCCTTGATCCCGATGGATGGAAAGTG
- the LOC131061220 gene encoding lactoylglutathione lyase-like isoform X3, whose protein sequence is MKLLRRRDIPEEKYSNAFLGFGPEESHFVLELTYNYGVDKYDIGTGFGVFSIATEDVYKLVEDIRAKGGKVTREPGPAEGGMTVVAYVQDPDGYLFQLIQRGPTPEPLCQVVLRIGDLDRSIAFYEKACGMKLLRKKDNPDYKYTVAMLGYAKEEETTVLELIYNYGVTEYTKGNGYAQIALGTDDVYKSAEAICIVTEKLGGKVTQEPGPIPGIHTKVTSFLDPDGWKVVFVDNADFLKEAQ, encoded by the exons ATGAAATTACTAAGACGAAGAGACATTCCAGAGGAAAAGTATTCAAATGCTTTTCTTGGATTTGGACCTGAGGAGTCCCATTTTGTCTTGGAACTGACTTACA ATTATGGAGTTGACAAGTATGACATTGGCACAGGGTTTGGAGTCTTTTCAATTGCAACTGAAGAT GTATACAAGCTGGTTGAGGATATCCGAGCAAAGGGAGGAAAAGTCACAAGAGAACCAGGCCCTGCAGAAGGGGGTATGACAGTTGTAGCATATGTGCAGGATCCAGATGGTTATTTGTTCCAGCTTATTCAAAGGGGCCCGACTCCAGAACCGCTGTGTCAAGTCGTGCTTCGTATTGGAGATCTTGATCGGTCCATTGCATTTTATGAAAAA GCTTGTGGAATGAAACTCTTGAGGAAAAAGGATAACCCTGACTACAAG TATACAGTAGCAATGTTGGGATATGCCAAAGAGGAAGAGACAACTGTGTTGGAGCTAATATATAATTATGGTGTTACTGAATATACCAAAGGCAATGGATATGCACAA ATAGCACTTGGCACAGATGATGTGTACAAGAGTGCAGAGGCTATTTGTATAGTTACAGAGAAACTTGGTGGGAAAGTAACCCAGGAACCGGGACCAATACCTGGGATCCATACTAAAGTTACTTCTTTCCTTGATCCCGATGGATGGAAAGTG